In Colletotrichum higginsianum IMI 349063 chromosome 3, whole genome shotgun sequence, a genomic segment contains:
- a CDS encoding Hexose transporter, which produces MGLGKLSVRINGAECGAEALMLGAITSIGGFLFGYDTGQISGMLLFSDFKKRFATGSLGPDGLPQWVPTTQSLMVSLMSIGTLIGALSGAYTADWWGRRRSLSFGVAIFIIGNIIQISAMNSWVHMMVGRFIAGLGVGNLSIGVPMFQSECSPREIRGAVVASYQLLITFGILISNLINFGVRNFQDSDASWRIVIGLGIGFSLPLGLGILFVPESPRWLAGRQDWEGSRMALARLRGLKDDPHCDLVEKDLQEMFKVIEEESKTGYGTWAECFTGSSGIPKTVYRTLLGISLHFIQQWTGVNFFFYYGATIFESAGIEDPIMMQLILGAVNVFCTFFGLYAVEKYGRRWPLFIGAVWQTAWLTVFAAVGVAMPPETNSTTGIVMIVSACMFIASFASTWGPMCWCVIGETFPLRTRAKQASLATAGNWLGNFLIAFLTPYATAGIGYSYGFVFAACNLAGAVVVWFFLYETKMLSLENVDRMYSDPSVKPYSSSKWVPPGYITRKQKDDSAFQRASVHSENTAVGGDQHKEKTSDDERPFSEHHTKQEPLANNV; this is translated from the exons ATGGGTTTGGGTAAACT GTCCGTCCGCATCAATGGCGCTGAGtgcggcgccgaggccctcaTGCTCGGTGCCATCACCAGCATAGGAGGCTTCCTCTTTGGCTACGACACGGGTCAGATCTCAGGCATGCTCCTCTTCTCCGACTTCAAGAAACGCTTCGCCACCGGCAGCCTTGGCCCGGACGGCCTCCCGCAATGGGTGCCCACCACCCAGTCGCTCATGGTCTCGCTCATGAGCATCGGCaccctcatcggcgccctcTCCGGCGCCTACACGGCCGACTGGTGGGGCAGACGCCGGAGTCTGAGCTTCGGTgtcgccatcttcatcatcggcaaCATCATCCAGATCTCGGCCATGAACTCGTGGGTGCACATGATGGTTGGCCGCTTCATCGCcggtctcggcgtcggtaACCTGTCCATCGGCGTCCCCATGTTCCAGTCCGAGTGCTCCCCGCGCGAGATCCgtggcgccgtcgtcgcctcgtACCAGCTGCTCATCACCTTCGGTATCCTCATCTCCAACCTCATCAACTTCGGCGTCCGCAACTTCCAAGACTCGGACGCCTCGTGGcgcatcgtcatcggcctcggcatcggctTCTCCCTGCCTCTGGGTCTGGGCATCCTCTTCGTCCCCGAGTCTCCCCGCTGGCTCGCCGGTCGCCAGGACTGGGAGGGCTCACGCATGGCCTTGGCCCGTCTTCGTGGCCTGAAGGACGACCCCCACtgcgacctcgtcgagaaggatCTTCAGGAAATGTTCAAGGTCATTGAGGAGGAGTCCAAGACCGGCTACGGCACCTGGGCCGAGTGCTTCACCGGATCGTCTGGCATCCCCAAGACCGTCTACAGGACTCTGCTCGGAATCAGCCTGCATTTCATCCAGCAGTGGACTGGTgtcaacttcttcttctactacGGAGCCACCATCTTCGAGTCGGCTGGCATCGAGGACCCTATCATGATGCAACTGATTCTCGGAGCCGTCAACGTCTTCTGCACCTTCTTCGGCCTCTACGCCGTGGAGAAGTACGGCAGACGCTGGCCCTTgttcatcggcgccgtctggCAGACCGCCTGGCTCACCGTCTTTGCCGCCGTCGGTGTGGCCATGCCTCCGGAAACCAACTCGACTACCGGCATTGTCATGATCGTTTCGGCTTGCATGTTCATTGCCTCCTTCGCCAGC ACTTGGGGGCCCATGTGTTGGTGTGTCATTGGCGAGACCTTTCCCCTCCGCACCAGAGCCAAGCAGGCATCCCTCGCCACGGCCGGAAACTGGCTCGGAAACTTCCTCATTGCCTTCCTCACGCCCTacgccaccgccggcatcGGCTACTCGTAcggcttcgtcttcgccgcctgCAACTTGGCCGGCGCGGTGGTCGTCTGGTTCTTCCTTTACGAGACGAAGATGCTTTCCCTCGAGAACGTCGATCGCATGTACAGCGACCCCAGCGTCAAGCCGTACTCCTCCAGCAAGTGGGTGCCGCCTGGCTACATCACCCGCAAGCAGAAGGACGACTCTGCCTTCCAGCGCGCCTCAGTGCACAGCGAGAACactgccgtcggcggcgaccagcacaaggagaagacgagCGATGACGAGAGGCCTTTCTCGGAACACCACACCAAGCAAGAGCCCTTGGCCAACAATGTTTAG
- a CDS encoding Acetyltransferase, whose amino-acid sequence MTITATDNAGKPSEVRIEVITQPEDFTQVNEVVCNAFGHQVRDGVFISMNPGWDTPEGQAFHASRMVNRFGSVTKNNKGEPNTVFLKATLPDPERPGQRRIAGMAIWVQQSAVEGHGDAPPKDLIKDLNLESIFPGNEAEQRYAAACMGSLHKRREEVIREKAASDEPAVFVLDMCAVDPAFQGKGIAKKLVQWGLDEAKRRGGLELLLEASSMGRHVYSKLGFKQDGPEIEYEVEEQFAHRDRPSNIFMRTGGGQ is encoded by the coding sequence ATGACGATCACCGCCACCGACAACGCGGGGAAGCCCTCGGAGGTGCGCATCGAGGTTATCACGCAGCCCGAGGACTTCACGCAGGTCAATGAGGTCGTCTGCAACGCCTTCGGCCACCAGGtccgcgacggcgtcttcATCTCCATGAACCCTGGTTGGGACACCCCTGAGGGCCAGGCCTTCCACGCCTCGCGCATGGTCAACCGCTTCGGCTCCGTGACCAAGAACAACAAGGGCGAACCGAACACCGTCTTCCTCAAGGCCACCCTCCCGGACCCCGAGCGGCCCGGCCAGCGGAGGATCGCCGGCATGGCCATCTGGGTGCAGCAgtcggccgtcgagggccaCGGCGACGCGCCGCCCAAGGACCTCATCAAGGACCTCAACCTCGAGTCCATCTTCCCCGGcaacgaggccgagcagCGCTACGCCGCCGCGTGTATGGGGTCCCTCCACAAGCGGCGCGAGGAGGTCATCCGCGAGAAGGCGGCGTCGGACGAGCCGGCCGTCTTCGTGCTGGACATGTGCGCCGTGGACCCCGCGTTCCAAGGGAAGGGAATCGCCAAGAAGCTGGTGCAGTGGggtctcgacgaggccaagcgACGCGGCGGgctcgagctgctcctcgagGCGTCGAGCATGGGCAGACACGTCTACTCGAAGCTGGGCTTCAAGCAGGACGGCCCCGAGATCGAGTACGAGGTTGAGGAGCAGTTTGCGCACCGCGATAGGCCGTCCAACATTTTTATGCGCACAGGCGGGGGGCAGTAA
- a CDS encoding Pectin lyase translates to MKSASAILAVLAAVANLTAAQTVSGKAEGFATGVTGGGSAAAVTPKDIDELTTYLTDSKPRVIVLSKEYDFTESEGTESGTACASWGTGAACQRIIQDDCGSNTKETGTWFKAARTPIDVGSNKTILGVGSKGAIKGKGLRMKGSNVIIQNIEIKDLNHKYVWGGDALSFAGADLVWVDHVTTTRPGRQHYVFGFEPSKRITLSNNFINGNSTYSTGCNGYHYWTFEMVGEDDQITMKNNYIYKTAGRGPALSGATLLHAVNNVWSDTNGHAIEGGEATARGIFEGNAFINVKQLVSDYKGRLFSSPDATTNAQCKSALDRACEINVFEDTTDDFKYTDTTFFGDFKGLGIASAAAASKIKTSVPANAGAGKLSAASSSSSAGETAEKAEAAPSSTPVASTPAAPKATEAAAKPASGSGSVALYGQCGGQGYSGATACSSGKCEFVNDWYSQCV, encoded by the exons ATGAAGTCGGCTTCAGCCATCTTGGCGGTCTTGGCGGCCGTGGCCAACTTGACGGCAGCTCAAACCGTGAGCGGAAAGGCGGAGGGTTTTGCTACCGGAGTtaccggcggcggcagcgcagCCGCCGTCACGCCCAAGGACATCGACGAGCTGACGACGTACCTCACCGACAGCAAGCCACGCGTCATCGTCCTCTCCAAGGAGTATGACTTTACGGAGTCCGAGGGCACCGAGTCCGGCACCGCCTGTGCCAGCTGGGGAACCGGCGCTGCGTGCCAGAGAATCATCCAGGACGACTGCggcagcaacaccaaggaGACGGGCACCTGGTTCAAGGCCGCCCGCACGCCTATCGACGTTGGCTCTAACAAGACCATTCTTGGCGTCGGGAGCAAGGGCGCcatcaagggcaagggcTTGAGGATGAAGGGCAGCAACGTCATTATCCAGAACATCGAAATCAAAGACTTGAACCACAAGTATGTCTGGGGAGGCGACGCGCTCTCGTTTGCCGGTGCCGATCTCGTCTGGGTTGACCATGTCACC ACCAcccgccccggccgccagCACTACGTCTTCGGCTTCGAGCCCAGCAAGCGCATCACCCTGTCCAACAACTTCATCAACGGCAACTCGACCTACTCCACCGGCTGCAACGGATACCACTACTGGACGTTCGAGatggtcggcgaggacgaccaGATCACCATGAAGAACAACTACATCTACAAGACGGCCGGCCGCGGCCCTGCCCTCAGCGGCGCCACCCTCCTGCACGCCGTCAACAACGTGTGGAGCGACACCAACGGCCACGCcatcgagggcggcgaggccacGGCCCGCGGCATCTTCGAGGGCAACGCCTTCATCAACGTCAAGCAGCTCGTCTCGGACTACAAGGGCAggctcttctcctcccccgaCGCCACCACCAACGCGCAGTGCAAGTCGGCCCTCGACCGGGCGTGCGAGATCAACGTCTTCGAGGACACCACCGACGACTTCAAGTACACCGACACCACCTTTTTCGGCGACTTCAAgggcctcggcatcgccagcgccgccgccgccagcaagATCAAGACCAGCGTCCCTGCCaatgccggcgccggcaagctgagcgccgcctcctcctcctcgtctgctGGAGAGACTGCCGAAAAGGCCGAGGCTGCCCCCTCCAGCACGCCTGTTGCTTCTACCCCCGCTGCGCCCAAGGCCACGGAGGCTGCCGCCAAGCCCGCTTCCGGCTCCGGATCCGTTGCCCTGTACGGCCAGTGTGGTGGCCAGGGTTACTCTGGCGCTACCGCCTGCTCGTCTGGCAAGTGCGAGTTCGTGAACGACTGGTACTCTCAGTGCGTCTAa
- a CDS encoding Major facilitator superfamily transporter → MSTPPARRWYHWFAPTDTPEERKLILKLDFLIVPYAFIIYWVKYIDQININNAYVSGMADELGFHGNELVQFQTIFVVGNVVGLLPFIYLFPRVPMHVLVPTLDLGWGLFTLLQYRANSYAEIMAYRFMVAIFEASYFPGVHFVLGSWYRSDEIGRRGGIFYIGLTLGTLTASLLQAAAVTYLDGTHGLAGWRWLFIINAVITLPLALVGYFVWPGTPSKPNRLLMTEAELALARSRLEEAGASTRSTPFSLALLRRIFTNWRFYLLILWDIFFFNTSANSAAFLLWIKSLGRYSTAEMNNLAALSPGLGIFFVLFINFSADLWIGRPAAITLASAVNLSGLVILAVWNVPEAAKWYAFSTTYSAVAVSSVLYGWANIILKHNIEERALTLILMTAIATSTNAWVPLFVYPTVEAPRFPKGYVYSAVMVMLLVITTQVVRVLLGSHGEKRIRKSQDSLAAEDAASESVEGQSSSAYEIPDRKGLAPRVSAV, encoded by the exons ATGTCTACTCCTCCTGCACGCCGGTGGTATCACTGGTTCGCGCCGACTGATACCCCGGAAGAACGAAAGCTGATCCTGAAGCTTGACTTTCTCATTGTGCCCTACGCTTT CATCATCTACTGGGTCAAGTACATTGACCAGATCAACATCA ACAATGCGTATGTGTCGGGAatggccgacgagctcggcttcCACGGCAACGAGCTCGTCCAGTTTCAGACCATCTTCGTCGTGGGCAACGTagtcggcctcctccccttcATCTACCTGTTCCCACGAGTGCCGATGCATGTGCTCGTCCCGACTCTGGATCTTGGATGGGGACTCTTCACCCTTCTCCAGTACCGCGCCAACTCCTACGCCGAGATCATGGCGTACCGGTTCATGGTGGCCATCTTTGAG GCTTCGTACTTCCCGGGCGTCCACTTCGTGCTCGGCTCCTGGTACCGAAGCGACGAGATTGGCCGCCGGGGCGGCATCTTCTACATCGGCCTCACCCTCGGCACCCTCACCGCGTCCCTcctgcaggccgccgccgtcacgtACCTCGACGGCACCCACGGCCTGGCCGGCTGGCGCTGGCTCttcatcatcaacgccgtcatcacGCTCCcgctcgccctcgtcggctaTTTCGTCTGGCCGGGGACGCCCTCGAAGCCCAACAGGCTGCTGATGACGGAAGCGGAGCTCGCTCTGGCGCGCTCgcgcctcgaggaggccggcgcgTCGACGCGGAGCACGCCCTTCTCGCTCGCGTTGCTGCGGCGCATCTTCACCAACTGGCGGTTCTACCTGCTCATCCTCTGGgacatcttcttcttcaacacgAGCGCCAACAGCGCCGCGTTCCTCCTCTGGATCAAGAGCCTCGGCCGCTACAGCACGGCCGAGATGAACAACCTCGCGGCGCTGAgccccggcctcggcatcttTTTCGTGCTCTTCATCAACTTCAGCGCCGACCTCTGGATCGGCCGCCCGGCGGCCATCACGCTGGCGTCGGCGGTCAACCTCTCGGGCCTCGTCATCCTGGCCGTGTGGAACGTGCCGGAGGCTGCCAAGTGGTACGCCTTCAGCACGACGTACTCGGCCGTCGCGGTGTCGTCGGTGCTGTACGGATGGGCCAACATCATCCTCAAGCACAACATCGAGGAGCGGGCGCTGACGCTGATTCTCATGACGGCCATCGCCACCTCGACGAACGCGTGGGTCCCGTTGTTCGTGTACCCGACCGTCGAGGCCCCGCGGTTTCCCAAGGGCTACGTCTACTCGGCCGTCATGGTCATGCTGCTGGTCATCACGACGCAGGTTGTGAGGGTTCTGCTTGGATCTCACGG GGAGAAACGTATACGCAAGTCCCAGGACTcgctggccgccgaggatgccgCCAGCGAATCTGTCGAGGGCCAGTCGTCATCGGCTTACGAGATCCCCGACCGGAAAGGGCTGGCACCGCGAGTCTCTGCTGTTTGA